From Oreochromis niloticus isolate F11D_XX linkage group LG1, O_niloticus_UMD_NMBU, whole genome shotgun sequence, a single genomic window includes:
- the LOC109199456 gene encoding zinc finger BED domain-containing protein 4, whose product MEKQEQDGLLDGEFKYKKNIDGTINKPVVICTHCSKEFQFHRSNSTLKYHLNAKHAFVGAAASPGLRQTTLSERRPLGKSSLDKLTDNIAKWIAKDCRPLSIVEDKGFADVLKVACQDASYKPPAKSTITIRIHELYETEKKKKEEALVHTECVALTGDHWTSLSNDNYLGVTAHLITEAWGLTSFALTIMKTEERHFAEACAEQFQTVARRWRIEEKVRTVGTDSARNMIAAARIIPFNHMPYTAHILQRCITVSLADSGFVTALAKCRKIVGHFKHSPANTAELNAEQVSLGRKQEPLPQDVPTRWNSTLEMVKRLIRNQTAVTATLDKQKHKLVLLTPPEWDKLQRLETLLEPCRYVTELLGGEAYVSCSVVLPAFCHLRRVMEVTDEDPAYVVRFKEKFKEDLASRQEHTNYAWLQIATALDPRFKDLRSVPKTDREAVWTTLAGMLHEDSPRRSHTAEEGPAKKRLSLLQMDSQDEYQRRRYLATPASTVPCERLFSVAGHIVNKKRSALHSENVDKLVCLSNWLKDE is encoded by the exons ATGGAGAAGCAGGAACAGGATGGCCTTCTGGATGGGGAATTTAAATACAAGAAGAACATAGATGGGACAATAAACAAACCCGTTGTAATTTGCACTCACTGTAGTAAAGAGTTTCaatttcaccgttcaaattcgACCTTAAAATACCACCTTAATGCCAAACACGCGTTTGTCGGGGCAGCAGCTTCACCCGGCCTGCGTCAGACCACTCTTAGTGAACGCAGGCCACTCGGTAAGTCTTCTTTGGACAAACTGACCGACAATATAGCCAAATGGATAGCAAAGGACTGTAGACCGCTaagcattgtggaggacaagGGCTTTGCGGATGTTTTAAAGGTTGCATGTCAGGACGCGTCCTACAAGCCCCCAGCGAAAAGCACAATAACAATTCGAATCCACGAACTGTATGAAacggagaaaaagaaaaaagaagaggctTTAGTTCACACAGAATGCGTGGCTCTGACAGGAGACCACTGGACATCATTGAGTAATGACAATTACCTGGGAGTTACTGCGCATTTAATCACTGAAGCCTGGGGTCTGACATCCTTTGCGCTGACTATAATGAAAACGGAAGAGCGGCACTTTGCGGAGGCTTGTGCAGAGCAGTTCCAGACTGTTGCTCGCAGGTGGAGAATTGAGGAGAAGGTGAGAACAGTAGGCACGGACAGTGCGCGCAATATGATCGCCGCGGCTCGCATCATACCATTCAATCACATGCCGTATACCGCGCACATTCTACAGAGATGCATCACAGTGAGTCTCGCAGACAGTGGCTTTGTCACTGCGCTGGCCAAATGCCGCAAAATTGTTGGCCATTTTAAGCACAGCCcagcaaacacagcagagctGAACGCAGAGCAGGTGTCACTGGGGCGCAAGCAGGAGCCGTTGCCCCAGGACGTGCCTACGCGCTGGAACTCCACGCTGGAGATGGTGAAGCGCTTGATCCGCAACCAAACTGCAGTAACCGCGACTCTGgataaacaaaagcataaaCTTGTCCTCCTGACGCCTCCAGAGTGGGACAAACTCCAGAGACTGGAGACACTTCTAGAGCCCTGCAG ATATGTGACTGAACTGCTGGGAGGAGAGGCCTACGTCTCCTGCTCTGTAGTTCTACCAGCCTTCTGCCACCTGCGCCGTGTCATGGAAGTAACTGATGAGGACCCTGCATATGTGGTGAGGTTTAAAGAGAAGTTTAAGGAAGACCTTGCTTCCCGCCAGGAACATACCAACTATGCATGGCTCCAGATCGCAACTGCACTGGACCCACGTTTTAAAGACCTACGCAGTGTGCCCAAGACTGACAGAGAAGCAGTGTGGACCACACTGGCAGGCATGCTGCATGAAGACTCTCCTAGAAGATCACACACTGCAGAAGAAGGTCCAGCCAAGAAGAGGCTGAGCCTGCTGCAGATGGACTCTCAGGATGAGTACCAGAGGAGGAG ATACCTGGCCACTCCTGCCTCCACAGTGCCCTGTGAGAGGCTGTTCTCTGTAGCAGGGCACATTGTGAACAAGAAGAGGTCTGCTCTGCACTCAGAGAACGTGGACAAGTTGGTTTGTCTCAGCAACTGGCTGAAGGATGAGTAG
- the zgc:153993 gene encoding apoptosis regulator BAX: MADGREGENPEQEPRGAAGGDDVIDDPILEEGAVVFRGYVIAHINTEDPSRHVTSEDLGGRPDEQQDPQIKEVVEQLRKIADSLNRNAELQRLINQVQGNCAQDVFMTVARNIFADGINWGRIVALFHLACKLIHKAITANHLENIQMIISWVLQVIREQVYSWLVAQGGWEGVIRGFSRWRTAAMVASVVLVVAFVYYRKVR; the protein is encoded by the exons ATGGCTGACGGCCGAGAGGGGGAGAATCCGGAGCAGGAGCCTAGGGGCGCCGCGGGTGGAGACG ATGTCATTGATGATCCCATCCTCGAAGAAGGAGCGGTTGTCTTTAGAGG GTATGTGATTGCACATATAAACACAGAGGACCCTAGTCGACATGTGACTTCTGAGGATTTGGGAGGAAGGCCAGATGAACAACAGGATCCACAAATCAAAGAAGTGGTAGAACAGCTGCGCAAGATAGCGGACAGTTTAAATCGGAATGCTGAACTTCAGAG GCTGATAAACCAGGTTCAGGGGAACTGTGCTCAAGACGTCTTCATGACTGTTGCAAGAAACATCTTTGCTGATGGTATCAACTGGGGTCGAATAGTGGCTCTCTTCCATCTGGCCTGTAAACTTATACACAAG GCTATTACCGCCAATCACTTGGAGAACATCCAAATGATCATCAGCTGGGTCCTCCAGGTTATCAGAGAGCAGGTCTACAGCTGGCTTGTGGCGCAAGGGGGCTGG GAGGGGGTGATCCGTGGTTTTTCTCGATGGAGGACAGCAGCCATGGTAGCATCAGTAGTATTGGTGGTAGCCTTCGTTTACTACCGGAAAGTACGATAA
- the LOC102076931 gene encoding paraneoplastic antigen Ma1 homolog has protein sequence MAQLRHWCKGEGLNPSHAILLKDVPEDTEIEVIERTLQSIKVLGRVKVRGRMYDPQSKCLTVLCECREKVNTKAIPLDILADGSNSPWRIIGHLEEDDGSVDQLVADDWQAPQTDLGRAATLQASTPEAIIRAVGDLLQNTSRPASDHSSYRRLRTFSGVIPTPPGEEQLENWILQARLMIEEYDRPDREKKIRIMESVKGPALEILQAVRFNNPEATPQEYIDVIENTFDTPETGEELYFAFRMLCQHRGEKLSEFLRRMERSLSKVVKKGGLSPALIDKARLDQLIKGATGSDLMLLSLRLRERKDNPPTFLQLLNEVRIEEEHEASRRRLNPNKAVHVKSATVPTGAHVENLRLEIQGLKTQVNELTTTAGVPGVHSPGQHPQKMLKQKAWEKTKTSKL, from the coding sequence ATGGCTCAGTTACGGCACTGGTGTAAAGGAGAAGGCCTTAACCCTTCGCATGCCATACTACTTAAAGATGTTCCCGAAGACACAGAGATTGAAGTCATAGAAAGGACTCTGCAATCCATCAAAGTTCTTGGACGTGTGAAGGTTAGAGGACGTATGTATGATCCTCAGAGCAAGTGTTTGACCGTACTGTGTGAATGCAGAGAAAAGGTAAATACTAAAGCCATTCCTCTGGACATTTTAGCTGATGGCAGCAATTCACCCTGGAGAATCATCGGCCACTTAGAGGAGGATGATGGTTCAGTTGACCAGCTGGTTGCAGATGACTGGCAGGCACCTCAAACTGATTTGGGACGTGCCGCCACACTTCAGGCCTCTACTCCTGAAGCAATCATTAGAGCGGTTGGAGACCTTCTGCAAAATACCTCTAGGCCTGCCAGTGACCATAGCAGCTATAGGAGGTTGCGCACCTTCTCAGGGGTTATTCCCACACCCCCAGGAGAGGAGCAGTTGGAGAACTGGATACTACAGGCTCGATTGATGATAGAGGAATATGATCGGCCtgacagagagaagaaaatCAGGATAATGGAAAGTGTAAAGGGTCCCGCATTGGAGATTTTACAGGCTGTACGATTTAATAACCCTGAAGCAACACCTCAAGAATACATTGATGTGATTGAGAATACTTTTGACACaccagaaacaggagaggaactCTATTTCGCCTTCCGTATGCTATGCCAACACAGAGGGGAGAAACTTTCTGAGTTTCTGAGAAGGATGGAGAGATCTCTGAGCAAGGTGGTCAAAAAGGGAGGTCTGTCTCCCGCTCTCATAGACAAAGCACGTCTTGATCAGCTCATTAAAGGTGCAACGGGATCTGACCTGATGCTGTTAAGTTTGCGTTTAAGGGAGCGAAAAGATAATCCCCCTacctttctgcagctgttaAATGAGGTCCGCATTGAAGAGGAGCATGAAGCTTCTCGGCGCAGACTCAACCCCAACAAAGCTGTGCATGTCAAAAGTGCTACTGTACCCACAGGGGCACACGTGGAAAATCTCAGACTTGAGATACAAGGTCTGAAAACCCAAGTCAATGAGCTCACCACTACAGCAGGGGTGCCAGGTGTCCATTCACCTGGGCAGCATCCACAGAAAATGCTGAAGCAGAAAGCTTGGGAGAAGACAAAAACCTCCAAGCTTTAA